AGGTGGAAAAGCCGGAAAGCGGATGCGGCGACGATTTCCTGGGCGTGCCTGGGCTCTCGCCTTCCACCTTCCACTGTGCAGCTTGCATCCGGCCCCCTGGCGGCGTAGGCTTTCGTTCCTCTCAGGAGGTTTCACATGGATCACATCTGCCTCGTGCTGCCGATCCTCTCCGGGAAAACCAGCGACGCTCGGGCCTTCATGCACGAGCTGGACGGTCCGCGAAAGAAAGAGTTTGACGCCTCGGAACGCCGGATCGGGATCACGAAGGAACTGTGGTACCTGGCGAAAGCTGCCTCCGGCGATCAGCTCGTGGGCTACATGGAATCGCAGGACTTCGCCAAGGCGGTGGCAGAGTTCTCCGCGTCGCGAGAGGCCTTTGACGTGTGGTTCAAGCGGGAAATGGCGAGAGTGACCGGGGTCGATCTGAACAATCTTCCGGATGATTTCGCCCCGTCCGAACTGCTGTCGCAGTACGACGTGGGCCAGATGCAGCATGCGTGAGTGAGCGAAGGTGCCGGCTTCTCTTGTCAACCGCCGATCTGCCGGCGCAGCCTGGAGGATTCGATGCGCAGATACCACAGCGTTCTGATTCGATTGGCGGCCGCGGCCGCGGTGGCGGGCGCCGGCATGGTGGCCCACGCGGACAACCGGGCGAAGCCGCCCGCCCTCGAATTCCTCGGCCAGGCCATCGTCGCCACCGGGACGACGTTTGACGGCACGACGGTCGGCGGGCTCTCGAGCATCACCTACGACGCGGCGCGCGGCGTCTTCTACGCGCTCTCCGACGACCAGAGCATGCTGAACCCCGGCCGCTTCTACACACTACAGCTCGATCTCGCCGACGGCCGGCTCGACGATGGCGACGTCCACTTCGTCGCCGTGACGACGCTGCTCGCGCCGGACGGACAGCCGTACGCGGCGGGCAGCTTCGATCCGGAAGGGCTGACGCTGGCCAAGAGCGGCGAGCTGATCGTCACGTCGGAAGGGATCGCCACCCGGCAGATTGCACCGTGGGTTCGCCGCTACGCGCGCGATGGCACGTTCCTCGGCGACCTGCCGGTTCCCGGCGCGTTCGACCCGACGAGCTCGACGCACGGCGTGCGCCAGAATCTCGCCTTCGAGGCGGCCGCCGTGGCGCCCGACGGCCGTCACCTGTTCGTCGGGTCCGAGGGCGCGCTGGTGCAGGACGGCCCCGCCGCCAGCCTCGCTGGCGGCAGCCCTTCGCGGATCCTCCGCTACAACCTCGCGGCCGGCCGGCTGGATCGCCAGTACGTCTACGTGACCGATCCGATCGCGGAGCCGCCGGTGCCGGCGACGAGCTTCGCCGTGAACGGGCTGGTCGAACTGCTCCCGTTCAACGCCGAGCTCATGCTCTCGATGGAGCGTTCCTTCTCGGTCGGCGCGCCGGACACGGGAAACACGATCAAGATCTACCGCGTCGAGTTCCCGGGGGCCGGCGACGTGAACGGCGCGGAGAGCCTGGCCGGCATGCTCGACAGCATCCGCGCTGTGAGAAAGACGCTGCTGCTGGACCTGGACGATCTCGGGCTGCCGCTCGACAACATCGAGGGGATGGTCATCGGCCGGACTCTGCCGGACGGCCGCCGGTCACTCGTTCTCGTCAGCGACAACAACTTCGCGGCGAGCCAGTTCACGCAGTTCCTGCTCTTCGCGATCGAATAGGGGGAGCCGTCATCGCAACGCACGCAGCGCGAGCGTGCGATAGCCGTGCGCGCGCGTCCACTGCACGCGCACGAACGCCAGGCGCGGCTTCCCATCCGGCTCGAAGAAGTAGACGAGCACCTCGTCGAAGCGATCCTTGTACGACTCGGTCAGCAGCCCGGCGATGGCCACCGCTTCCCCCTGCTTCGCCGTCTCGACTTCCAGGACGAGCGCGCTGTGGGCCGACATCGCGGCGGTCAGTCTCCAGCTGAATGCGCTTACCGGCGGAGGCGCGGGCGCCAGCGGGTTGCGTGGGGCGCTGGGCGGAGCGGGCGGCGACGATCCATCCAGATAAGTCGCCATGCCCGCGACGCCAATGGCAAGGAGCGCGGCCATTACCGGTACGACGAGGTCACGCGCAGGACCCGTCAGTGCGTCGCCGCCACCCGGCGCCTCCTCAGCGCGCATCGTAGCACGCGGGCGGCCCCGGTGTAGGATGCTGCCGGCACTGAACGCTCACGCGAACGATCATCGACGCGCTCGAGACGTCCACGCAGCCGATCCTCTTCAGCCACACCGGCGCAAAGGCGCTGCACGCCGCCGGCCGATCCGTGACCGACGAGGAGATCCGCGCCACGGTCAAGGACGGCATCCGCAGCGAACGCACGCTGGCCGGACACACGCTGAACGTCACACCACTCCCGCCACCGGCCAGTGTCGACTGGCGTCGGTCCGTCAGCGCCCCGGTGTATCCCTCCGCCGCCGAAACCCGTCCAACCAGGCAAGGAGGCGATATCATGGAGACAGAAGGCCTGGCGGCCGCCGACGTCACCGTCGACGAGCGGCTCGTCGTCGACGAGATGAACGTGTGCGCGCGAGAGGTGATTGGCAGCCTGCCCGAGGACTACCGGGCAGCCCTGGTCCTTCACGATCTCGAGGGGCTGAGCGCTGCCCAAACAGCGAAGGTGTGCGGGTGCTCGGTGCCCACCGCGAAGATCCGGATCCACCGCGCTCGGGTCCGCCTGCGGGAGGCCCTGCAGGGACAGTGCGACTTCTACCGCGACCGCGCCAACGTCCTGCGGTGCGACCGGAAGGCGTGAGGGGAACAAGCGCAGTGCCCGCGCGAACGACCGCTGCACCAAAGAAACGCCTCGGCATCTTCGAGCGGTATCTGAGCCTCTGGGTCGGCCTCTGCATGGGGATCGGCCTCCTGCTCGGCAACGCCGTACCCGGCTTCATGAACGGCCTGCGGGAACTCGAATTCGGCGCCGGCAGCCAGATCAACGTGCCGATTGCCGTGCTCATCTGGCTGATGATCACGCCGATGATGATGAAGGTGGATTTCGGCGCGATCCGCGACGTCGGGCGCCGGCCGAAGGGGCTGCTGGTCACGCTGCTCGTGAACTGGGTCGTCAAGCCGTTCTCGATGGCGGCGATCGCGTGGCTGTTCTTCCGGGTCGTCTTCAGCGCGTGGATTGGCCCCGCCGATGCCGACCAGTACATCGCGGGAGCGATCATCCTCGCGGCGGCCCCCTGCACGGCGATGGTGTTCGTGTGGAGTTACCTGTCGGACGGAGACCCCGCGTACACGCTCGTGCAGGTTTCGGTGAACGACCTGATCATGCTCCTGCTGTTCGCGCCCATCGTTCGGTTCCTCGTTTCCGGCGCCTCTTCCCTGCACGTGCCCTTCAAGGTTCTCCTCTACTCCGTCGTCATTTTTATTGTGATTCCGCTCGCGGCCGGCGTGCTGTTCCGGCATTGGCTGATGAGCCGAAAGGGGCGCGCCTGGTTCGAGGAGGCGCTCCTGCCGCGGTTCGCGCCGGTCAGCATGGCGGCGCTGCTGGTCACGCTGATCCTGATTTTCGCGTTCCAGGCGGAGAACATCACCACCAAGACGCTGCACGTGGCGCTCATCGCCGTGCCGATTCTCATCCAGGTGTATTTCAACGCGTCGCTGACCTACGGGCTGATGCGCCTGTTCCGTGTCGAGTACGCCGTCGCCGCCCCCGGCGCGCTCATCGGCGCAAGCAACTTCTTCGAACTGGCGGTCGCCACGGCGATCGCGCTCTTCGGGCCGCAGTCCGGCGCCGCCCTTGCCACCGTGGTCGGCGTGTTGATTGAAGTGCCCGTGATGCTCTCGGTGTGCGGGGTGTGCAACCGGACGCGTCACTGGTTTCCCGCCCCGCAGGCGACCGGCTAGGATCCGCTCCGTGAAGAGAACGCTCGACGGAGTACGGATCGTGTCCACCGCCGTGAACGTACCGGGGCCGGTTGCTGCCGCCATGCTGCGCGACAGGGGCGCGACGGCGATCAAGGCCGAACCGCCAACAGGCGATCCTCTCGCGCTCGCGGCGCCCGCCTGGTACGCCGAGCTGACCGCGGGCATGCAGGTGCTGCGCCTGGATCTGAAGTCCCCTGACGGGCGGGGCCAGCTCGATCGACTGCTGGCGTCCGCCGACCTTCTCATCACGGCGACACGCCCGGCCTCGCTGCAGCGGCTGGGGCTCTCGTGGCCGGATCTCCACCGCGATCACCCGCGGCTCTGCCACGTCGCGATCACCGGATACCCATCGCCGCGCCAGGATGTCGCGGGGCACGACCTGACCTACCAGGCGGAGGCGGGGCTCGTGGCCCCTTCAGCCATGCCGCGAACGCTGATTGCCGACCTCGCCGGCGCGCAGCAGGTCGTGATTGCGGCGCTCGACCTGCTGCTCGCGCGCGAGCGCGGTGGAGAGGCCGCCCGCGTCGAGGTGGCGCTCTCTGCATCCGCCCGGCTGTTCGGAGAACCGCTCCGGCACGACCTCACCTCGCCGGCAGGGTCGCTGGGCGGATCCCAGCCGGCCTACAGCATCTATCCCACTCGCGAAGGCTGGCTGGCGGTTGCGGCCCTCGAGCCGCACTTCCGCGCCGCGCTCGCACGCGAGCTGGGCGTGGACGTGGGCGATCGCGCGGCGCTCGCGCAGGTGCTGGCGGAAAAACCTGCCATGGAATGGGAGCGCTGGGCCGAAGCGCGAGGCCTGCCGCTCGCGGCGCTCCGGGAGAGCGAGTGGCACCCGTGATCGCCGCCTCGGCTCCCATTCGAATCTGCGTCAATCGAGACGGTTACTTGACGGTAACTTGGAATCCTGAACTGCTACTTCGCGAACAGGTAGTCCGCTGCCAGATGCGCCAGGGCGCGCACGCCGGTGACGAGCGCCGACTCCTCCACGAAGAACCTCGGCGAGTGGTTGGGCGCCGCCTTCCCGACCTCCGCCGGCGGCGTGATGCCCAGCATGATGAAGAGCCCGGGCACCTCGCGCTGGAAGTAGCTGAAGTCCTCGGCAACCGTGTTCTTCGGCAGTTCCATCAGCTGCCGGCCGGCGACGCGCCGGAGCGTGGGGAGCATCCGCGAAGTGAGCCGCGGATCGTTCACGGTCTCGGGATACCCGGTATCGATCCGCACGGATGCGGTGGCCCCGGTCGCTTCGGCGATCCGTTCGGCCGTCCTGGCGATTCGCGCATGGATGTCCTTGCGCATGTTCGCGTCGAAGGTCCGAATCGTCCCGACGAGCCGCGCCGAGTCAGGGATGATGTTGTTGCGGGTGCCCGCCTCGAACTGCCCCACCGTCACGATGGCGGGCTGGTCGGTGATGTCGACCTGGCGGCTCACGATCGTCTGCAGGCCCAGCACGATCTGTGAAGCCACCACGATCGGATCGATGCCGGACCACGGGTTCGCGCCGTGCGTCTGCCGGCCGCGCACGACGACTTCGAACGAATCGACCGCCGCGAGCATCGGCCCGCTGCGCCACCCGATCGTGCCGGCCGGGACGTTCGCGAAGACGTGCAGGCCGAAGATCGCGTCCACGGCGGGCTGCTTCAGCACCCCCTCCTTGACCATCAGCTCGGCCCCGGCCGGCTCCTCGTCGCGCGGCGCCCCTTCCTCGGCGGGCTGGAACACGAAGGTGACGGTGCCCGGGAGCTGCGGCTTCATGTCGGTCAGCACTTTCGCCGTCGCCAGCAAGATGGCCATGTGCGCGTCGTGACCGCACGCGTGCATCACGCCGACCGCCTTGCCTTCGTATTCACTCTTCGCGCGGCTGGCAAACGGGACGTCCACCTCCTCCACGACCGGCAGGCCGTCCATGTCCGATCGAAGCGCGACCGCCGGCCCGGGCCTCACCCCCTGCAGCACCGCGACGACGCCGTGGCGCGCGACGCCGGTCTTTGGCTCGAGGCCGAAGCTGCGGAGTGTGTCCGCCACGAACTTCGCCGTCTCGCCTTCTCGGTTCGACAGCTCGGGATGCTGGTGCAGGTGCCGTCGCCAGGCGAGCAGGTCCTGCTCGATGGCGGCGGCGCGCCGGTCGATCTCGGCGGCGAGCGGCGAGGCCGCCATCGCCGGTTGCGCGACTGACGGAGTGACAGCAGACAACAGGGCGGCGATCGCGAGAAACAGTCTCATGCGGACTACTCTAGCCGAGTAGCCGGCCGGCCGGGAAGGCGATAGGATGAGCGCATCCCGAGGCCGTCATGGCACCCGAAGATGTCTTCCGTCGTCTCCAGCAGCATCTCGACCGCATGCCGGTCGGTTTTCCGGCGACGAAGTCCGGCGTCGAAATCAGAATCCTGCAGCGGCTCTTCACCGTGGAGGAGGCCGGGATCGCGCTGGAGTTGAGCGCGGTTCCCGAGCCGGTCCCCGTGATTCACAGGCGCCTGCGCCGCGCCATGCCGCGTGAGGCGCTCGCGCGAGCGCTCGATCGCATGGCCGAACGCGGGCTGATCGAGCGCGTCGGCGGCAAGCGCGCCCCGAAGTACGGCAAGTCGCTGCTGGCCGTGGGGATGTACGAACGGCAGCTGACGCGGTTGACGCCGGAGCTGCAGCGCGATCTGGACGACTACATGGCCGAGGCGTTCGGCCGCGCGTTCCATGGAGGCGGGATCCCGCAGCTTCGCACGGTTCCGGTCAACCAGGCGATCGCTCCGCCTCTCAGTGTCGGAACGTACGACGACATCCGGTCCTTCGTCGCCGCCTTCGACGGTCCGTTCGCGGTCATGGACTGCATCTGCCGGAATGGCCATGACCTGTTGAACGAGCCCTGCCGCCAGACGACGGCGCGGCAGACCTGCCTGACGTTCGGCCCGGCGGCGCGCGCGATGGTCCGCGAGGGGGCGGCACATTACATCGATCGCGAGGGCGTGCTGAGCGTGCTGGACGAGGCGGACCGCGAAGGTCTCGTGCTGCAGCCGCAGAACACGCAATCCCCGTTGTTTATCTGCTGCTGCTGCGGGTGCTGCTGCGGCGTGCTGAAGTCGGCGCGGCAGCTGCCCGAGCCCGCGCGGCATTTCAGCACGAATCACCTGGCCGACGTGAACCCCGATATCTGCGAGGCGTGCGGCACGTGCCAGGGGCGGTGCCAGATGGACGCGGTCAGCTTCGAGACCGGCGCCGCCGCGGTGCTGGAAGCGCGCTGCATCGGATGCGGGCTGTGCGTCACCACCTGCCCCTCCGGCGCCATGACCCTGGTCCGCAGGCCGGGCAACCGCACGCCGCCCGCGGATACGCCGGCGCTTTACACGGCCATCTTCATCGAGCGCTTCGGCAAGTTTGGCGCCGCGGTGGCGGCAGGCAGGCACCTGCTCGGGATGAAGGTCTAGCTCACGCGAGCGCCCGGATGATGTCCGAGCGCGTGATGATATAGGTCTTGTCGGTCTTGAAGTCCCGCACCAGGACGGCCGGGCTCTCGGGTGTCACCATGGTGGCGAGCACTTCCACCGGCGTCGAGATATCGACGAACGGAAACGCGGGCTGCATGATCGACTCGACGGGCTCGCTTCGGACCGCCGGGTTCCGCGTGATCTCGGCGAAGAGGTGCGCTTCATCGAGCGAGCCGGCCAGCCGGTCGTCACGCGTGATCGAGATCTGCGAGAAGTCGTGCTCGCTCATCATGCGCACCGCGTTCGACACCGGCTCGCGCGACTCCACCGAGAACAGCTCGCCGGACACGCCGCAGGCCACCAGCTCGCGCGCCGTGAGGCCGGTCTTTTCGATGAAGCCCTTCTGGCGCATCCAGTCGTCGTTGAACATCTTCCCCAGGTAGCGCGACCCATGGTCATGGAAGATGACCACGACGACATCGCCTTTCGTGAGGCCGTCTTTCAACTGGAGCAGGCCGGCCATCGCGGCACCCGCCGAATTGCCCGCGAAGATGCCTTCCTCGCGCGCGATTCGGCGCGTCATCACCGCCGCATCCTTGTCCGTCACCTTCTCGAAGCGGTCGATGACGCTGAAGTCCACGTTCTGCGGCAGGAAGTCCTCCCCGATCCCTTCGGTGATGTAGGGGTAGATCTCGTGCTTGTCGAAGACGCCGGTCTCCTTGTACTTCTTGAAGACCGATCCGTACGTGTCAATCCCCCACACCTTGACGGCCGCGTTGCGCTCCTTGAGGTAGCGCGCAACGCCGGTCACCGTGCCGCCCGTGCCGACCCCCACCACCAGGTGCGTGATGCGGCCGTCGGTCTGGTCCCAGATCTCGGGTCCGGTCTGCTCGTAGTGCGCCTGCTGGTTCGACAGGTTGTCGTACTGGTTCGCCTTCCACGCGCCGGGCACTTCCTGCGCGAGGCGCGACGACACGGAATAATACGACCGCGGGTCTTCCGGATCGACGTTGGTCGGGCACACGATGACCTCGGCGCCGAATGCCTTCAGCGCATCGATCTTCTCCTTCGACTGCTTGTCGGTCGTGGTAAAGATGCACTTGTAGCCCTTGACCACCGCGACGATGGCGAGCCCCATACCCGTGTTGCCGGACGTCCCCTCGATGATGGTGCCGCCCTTCTTGAGCAGACCGGCACGCTCGGCGTCCTCGATCATCTTGACCGCCATCCGGTCCTTGATCGAGTTGCCCGGGTTGAACGTCTCGAGCTTGACGAGCACCTCGGCGTCAATCAGGCCGCGCGTCAGCCGGTTGATGCGCACCATCGGGGTGTCCCCGATGGCGTCGAGGATGGTGTCGCAGATCTTTTTCCGCACAGAGCATGGATCATACCCGGAAGCGGGGCCACCGGCACAGGCGGTAGCGGGGCTGCCGAGGGCCGTCGAGCTGCCATGAGCGGGGCGGACACTCCATGGTGAGGCACGCGGCGCTGTTTGCCGGTCTCGTGCTCCTGCTCCTCGCGCTGGCGTGGGTATTCCAGCGGCGAATGATCTACTTCCCCCTCGGCGACGTGCCACCTCCCGGCCGGACGGGGCTCCGCAACGTCGAGGAGGTGACGTTCGAGACCGACGACGGCGTCAGGCTGAACGCCTGGTTCGTGCCTCCGGCGACGGAGGGCAACGACCTGGCGGTCATCGTCTTCAACGGCAACGCGGGCAATCGCGCCTATCGGGCCGAGCTGGCACTCCGGCTTACCCGGCACGGCATCGCCACGCTCCTGTTCGACTATCGCGGCTATGGAGGAAATGCCGGGCTGCCGACCGAGGCAGGACTGGTGCGCGACGGGCGAGCGGCGCGCGCGTATCTCGCATCCCGCGCTGACGTGAATCAGGATGGGATCGTGTACTTTGGCGAGTCGCTCGGCGCCGCGGTGGCGGTGAATCTCGCGCTCGAGCACGCGCCCCGGGCGCTGATCCTGCGTTCTCCCTTCACGTCGCTGGCAGACGTCGCGGCGCACCACTATCCGTTCCTTCCCGTGCGGTGGCTGCTTCGCGATCGCTTCCCGTCTCTCGACCGCATCTCGCAGGTGCGCTGTCCCGTGCTTGTGATCACCGCCGAACGTGACAGCATCGTGCCGGCCAAGCAGAGCCGGCGGCTGTACGAGGCGGCCCAGGACCCGAAGCGGCTGCTCGTCGTGCCGGGCACGGATCACAACGATGACGAGCTGGTCGCAGGACAGCGGATGATTCGCGCCATCCTGGACTTTCTCGACGCGTCTACTTGAGGCGCGCCAGCGCGCGCGCGGTTGCCTTCTGATCGACATCCATCGCGCGAATCTCCTCGCGCATCCGTGGGACGCGCGCCGCCAGGCTCTTCAACTCCTCCGCGGTGCTTCCCGGGTTGATCTCAATCCGCGACGGGGTTTGAACCGCTTCGACAAGGACGTCCGGCGCCCAGCCTTTGGGCCAGGTGTTATTCAACTCCCGCATGGCGCCGCGCAGACGACGGATCGTGCCGATGTAGCCGCTGACGAGGGCGCGGTCGGCGGCCTCCGCAGCCGGTTTCACGACCAGCGTCACCGGCTCGGCGATCGGCGCACGAGGCACGGAGATGATGGTCGTCAGCGTCTCGCCGTCGTAGCGCCACGAGCCGACGCGCTCCCCTCGGGCGCCGAACGGCACAACACGGTCGCCGACGACGACCGAGGCGGGCGGCGGCGCGCCAAACAGACGGACCTCGTACCCGCGCGAGTCCGGCATTCCCGGATAACGGCCTTGCGCAGGAAGGATCTCGATCCGGCGTGC
Above is a genomic segment from Acidobacteriota bacterium containing:
- a CDS encoding amidohydrolase; amino-acid sequence: MRLFLAIAALLSAVTPSVAQPAMAASPLAAEIDRRAAAIEQDLLAWRRHLHQHPELSNREGETAKFVADTLRSFGLEPKTGVARHGVVAVLQGVRPGPAVALRSDMDGLPVVEEVDVPFASRAKSEYEGKAVGVMHACGHDAHMAILLATAKVLTDMKPQLPGTVTFVFQPAEEGAPRDEEPAGAELMVKEGVLKQPAVDAIFGLHVFANVPAGTIGWRSGPMLAAVDSFEVVVRGRQTHGANPWSGIDPIVVASQIVLGLQTIVSRQVDITDQPAIVTVGQFEAGTRNNIIPDSARLVGTIRTFDANMRKDIHARIARTAERIAEATGATASVRIDTGYPETVNDPRLTSRMLPTLRRVAGRQLMELPKNTVAEDFSYFQREVPGLFIMLGITPPAEVGKAAPNHSPRFFVEESALVTGVRALAHLAADYLFAK
- a CDS encoding 4Fe-4S binding protein codes for the protein MAPEDVFRRLQQHLDRMPVGFPATKSGVEIRILQRLFTVEEAGIALELSAVPEPVPVIHRRLRRAMPREALARALDRMAERGLIERVGGKRAPKYGKSLLAVGMYERQLTRLTPELQRDLDDYMAEAFGRAFHGGGIPQLRTVPVNQAIAPPLSVGTYDDIRSFVAAFDGPFAVMDCICRNGHDLLNEPCRQTTARQTCLTFGPAARAMVREGAAHYIDREGVLSVLDEADREGLVLQPQNTQSPLFICCCCGCCCGVLKSARQLPEPARHFSTNHLADVNPDICEACGTCQGRCQMDAVSFETGAAAVLEARCIGCGLCVTTCPSGAMTLVRRPGNRTPPADTPALYTAIFIERFGKFGAAVAAGRHLLGMKV
- a CDS encoding alpha/beta hydrolase, which encodes MVRHAALFAGLVLLLLALAWVFQRRMIYFPLGDVPPPGRTGLRNVEEVTFETDDGVRLNAWFVPPATEGNDLAVIVFNGNAGNRAYRAELALRLTRHGIATLLFDYRGYGGNAGLPTEAGLVRDGRAARAYLASRADVNQDGIVYFGESLGAAVAVNLALEHAPRALILRSPFTSLADVAAHHYPFLPVRWLLRDRFPSLDRISQVRCPVLVITAERDSIVPAKQSRRLYEAAQDPKRLLVVPGTDHNDDELVAGQRMIRAILDFLDAST
- a CDS encoding CoA transferase — translated: MKRTLDGVRIVSTAVNVPGPVAAAMLRDRGATAIKAEPPTGDPLALAAPAWYAELTAGMQVLRLDLKSPDGRGQLDRLLASADLLITATRPASLQRLGLSWPDLHRDHPRLCHVAITGYPSPRQDVAGHDLTYQAEAGLVAPSAMPRTLIADLAGAQQVVIAALDLLLARERGGEAARVEVALSASARLFGEPLRHDLTSPAGSLGGSQPAYSIYPTREGWLAVAALEPHFRAALARELGVDVGDRAALAQVLAEKPAMEWERWAEARGLPLAALRESEWHP
- the arsB gene encoding ACR3 family arsenite efflux transporter, with protein sequence MRGTSAVPARTTAAPKKRLGIFERYLSLWVGLCMGIGLLLGNAVPGFMNGLRELEFGAGSQINVPIAVLIWLMITPMMMKVDFGAIRDVGRRPKGLLVTLLVNWVVKPFSMAAIAWLFFRVVFSAWIGPADADQYIAGAIILAAAPCTAMVFVWSYLSDGDPAYTLVQVSVNDLIMLLLFAPIVRFLVSGASSLHVPFKVLLYSVVIFIVIPLAAGVLFRHWLMSRKGRAWFEEALLPRFAPVSMAALLVTLILIFAFQAENITTKTLHVALIAVPILIQVYFNASLTYGLMRLFRVEYAVAAPGALIGASNFFELAVATAIALFGPQSGAALATVVGVLIEVPVMLSVCGVCNRTRHWFPAPQATG
- a CDS encoding pyridoxal-phosphate dependent enzyme produces the protein MVRINRLTRGLIDAEVLVKLETFNPGNSIKDRMAVKMIEDAERAGLLKKGGTIIEGTSGNTGMGLAIVAVVKGYKCIFTTTDKQSKEKIDALKAFGAEVIVCPTNVDPEDPRSYYSVSSRLAQEVPGAWKANQYDNLSNQQAHYEQTGPEIWDQTDGRITHLVVGVGTGGTVTGVARYLKERNAAVKVWGIDTYGSVFKKYKETGVFDKHEIYPYITEGIGEDFLPQNVDFSVIDRFEKVTDKDAAVMTRRIAREEGIFAGNSAGAAMAGLLQLKDGLTKGDVVVVIFHDHGSRYLGKMFNDDWMRQKGFIEKTGLTARELVACGVSGELFSVESREPVSNAVRMMSEHDFSQISITRDDRLAGSLDEAHLFAEITRNPAVRSEPVESIMQPAFPFVDISTPVEVLATMVTPESPAVLVRDFKTDKTYIITRSDIIRALA
- a CDS encoding esterase-like activity of phytase family protein, whose translation is MRRYHSVLIRLAAAAAVAGAGMVAHADNRAKPPALEFLGQAIVATGTTFDGTTVGGLSSITYDAARGVFYALSDDQSMLNPGRFYTLQLDLADGRLDDGDVHFVAVTTLLAPDGQPYAAGSFDPEGLTLAKSGELIVTSEGIATRQIAPWVRRYARDGTFLGDLPVPGAFDPTSSTHGVRQNLAFEAAAVAPDGRHLFVGSEGALVQDGPAASLAGGSPSRILRYNLAAGRLDRQYVYVTDPIAEPPVPATSFAVNGLVELLPFNAELMLSMERSFSVGAPDTGNTIKIYRVEFPGAGDVNGAESLAGMLDSIRAVRKTLLLDLDDLGLPLDNIEGMVIGRTLPDGRRSLVLVSDNNFAASQFTQFLLFAIE